A portion of the Elephas maximus indicus isolate mEleMax1 chromosome 13, mEleMax1 primary haplotype, whole genome shotgun sequence genome contains these proteins:
- the MPI gene encoding mannose-6-phosphate isomerase isoform X1 yields MAVQRVFALSCVVQQYAWGKLGSNSEVALLLASSDPLAQISEDKPYAELWMGTHPRGDAKILDNHISQKTLGQWIAENQDSLGSKVKDTFNGQLPFLFKVLSVKTALSIQAHPNKELAENLHLQAPEHYPDANHKPEMAIALTSFQGLCGFRPVEEIVTFLKKVPEFQFLVGDNAVTELKQSMSHDSRAVASALQNCFSHLMKSEKKVVAEQLNLLVKRISQQVAAGNNMEDIYGELLLELHQQYPGDIGCFAIYFLNLLTLKPGEAMFLEANVPHAYLKGDCVECMACSDNTVRAGLTPKFIDVPTLCEMLNYTPSPSTDRLFPPTRSQEDPYLSIYDPPVPDFTVMKIEVPGSVTEYKVLSLDSASILLMVQGTVTASTPTGQAPIPLQRGGVLFIGANESVSLKLTVPKDLLIFRACCLL; encoded by the exons ATGGCGGTTCAACGAG TGTTTGCACTCTCCTGTGTGGTGCAGCAGTATGCCTGGGGGAAGTTGGGGTCCAACAGCGAAGTGGCCCTACTGCTGGCCAGCAGTGATCCACTGGCCCAGATCTCAGAGGACAAGCCATATGCAGAG CTGTGGATGGGAACCCACCCCCGGGGGGATGCCAAGATCCTTGACAACCACATCTCACAGAAGACCCTAGGCCAGTGGATTGCTGAGAACCAGGACTCGTTGGGGTCAAAAGTCAAGGACACTTTTAATGGCCAGCTGCCCTTCCTCTTCAAAGTGCTTTCCGTTAAAACGGCCCTGTCCATTCAGGCACATCCTAATAAG GAGCTGGCAGAGAATCTGCACCTCCAGGCTCCAGAGCACTACCCCGATGCCAACCACAAGCCGGAGATGGCCATTGCCCTCACCTCCTTCCAGGGCTTGTGTGGCTTCCGGCCAGTTGAGGAgattgtgacctttctgaaga AGGTGCCTGAGTTCCAGTTTCTGGTTGGAGATAATGCAGTGACAGAGCTGAAGCAGAGTATGAGCCATGACTCCCGGGCTGTGGCCTCCGCTCTGCAGAACTGTTTCTCCCACTTGATGAAGAGCGAGAAGAAGGTGGTAGCAGAGCAGCTCAACCTGTTGGTGAAGCGGATCTCCCAGCAAG TGGCTGCTGGAAACAACATGGAAGACATCTATGGAGAGCTCTTGCTGGAGCTGCACCAGCAGTACCCAGGGGATATCGGTTGCTTTGCCATCTACTTCCTGAACCTGCTTACCTTGAAGCCGGGGGAGGCCATGTTTCTGGAGGCCAATGTGCCCCATGCCTACCTGAAAGGAG ACTGCGTGGAGTGCATGGCGTGTTCAGACAACACAGTGCGTGCCGGCCTGACACCCAAGTTCATTGATGTGCCAACTCTGTGTGAAATGCTCAACTACACCCCCAGTCCCAGCACGGACAGGCTCTTTCCCCCAACACGGAGTCAGGAAGACCCTTACCTCTCCATCTATGACCCCCCTGTGCCAGACTTCACTGTTATGAAGATCGAG GTCCCTGGCTCTGTCACTGAATACAAGGTCTTGTCATTGGACTCTGCCAGCATCCTCCTGATGGTGCAGGGGACAGTCACAGCCAGCACGCCCACAGGCCAGGCACCCATCCCCCTGCAGCGTGGCGGGGTGCTCTTCATTGGGGCCAACGAGAGTGTCTCACTGAAGCTTACTGTGCCTAAGGACCTGCTGATATTCCGAGCCTGCTGTTTGCTATAG
- the MPI gene encoding mannose-6-phosphate isomerase isoform X2: protein MAVQRVFALSCVVQQYAWGKLGSNSEVALLLASSDPLAQISEDKPYAELWMGTHPRGDAKILDNHISQKTLGQWIAENQDSLGSKVKDTFNGQLPFLFKVLSVKTALSIQAHPNKELAENLHLQAPEHYPDANHKPEMAIALTSFQGLCGFRPVEEIVTFLKKVPEFQFLVGDNAVTELKQSMSHDSRAVASALQNCFSHLMKSEKKVVAEQLNLLVKRISQQVAAGNNMEDIYGELLLELHQQYPGDIGCFAIYFLNLLTLKPGEAMFLEANVPHAYLKGGPWLCH from the exons ATGGCGGTTCAACGAG TGTTTGCACTCTCCTGTGTGGTGCAGCAGTATGCCTGGGGGAAGTTGGGGTCCAACAGCGAAGTGGCCCTACTGCTGGCCAGCAGTGATCCACTGGCCCAGATCTCAGAGGACAAGCCATATGCAGAG CTGTGGATGGGAACCCACCCCCGGGGGGATGCCAAGATCCTTGACAACCACATCTCACAGAAGACCCTAGGCCAGTGGATTGCTGAGAACCAGGACTCGTTGGGGTCAAAAGTCAAGGACACTTTTAATGGCCAGCTGCCCTTCCTCTTCAAAGTGCTTTCCGTTAAAACGGCCCTGTCCATTCAGGCACATCCTAATAAG GAGCTGGCAGAGAATCTGCACCTCCAGGCTCCAGAGCACTACCCCGATGCCAACCACAAGCCGGAGATGGCCATTGCCCTCACCTCCTTCCAGGGCTTGTGTGGCTTCCGGCCAGTTGAGGAgattgtgacctttctgaaga AGGTGCCTGAGTTCCAGTTTCTGGTTGGAGATAATGCAGTGACAGAGCTGAAGCAGAGTATGAGCCATGACTCCCGGGCTGTGGCCTCCGCTCTGCAGAACTGTTTCTCCCACTTGATGAAGAGCGAGAAGAAGGTGGTAGCAGAGCAGCTCAACCTGTTGGTGAAGCGGATCTCCCAGCAAG TGGCTGCTGGAAACAACATGGAAGACATCTATGGAGAGCTCTTGCTGGAGCTGCACCAGCAGTACCCAGGGGATATCGGTTGCTTTGCCATCTACTTCCTGAACCTGCTTACCTTGAAGCCGGGGGAGGCCATGTTTCTGGAGGCCAATGTGCCCCATGCCTACCTGAAAGGAG GTCCCTGGCTCTGTCACTGA
- the FAM219B gene encoding protein FAM219B isoform X2: MAAAEPTARAARASAQRPRPTGAPGRTAGAAGPRSGRSGGGVPQQGERTSAAVEKRGPYVVTRAPSIQAKLQKHRDLAKAVLRRKGMLGASPNPPDSSGKRSVKFNKGYTSLSQSPDENLVSLDSDSDGELESRYSSGYSSAEVNQEVSRQLLQDGYHLDEIPDDEDLDLIPPKPMTSSTCSCCWCCLGDSSSCTLQ, encoded by the exons ATGGCCGCCGCGGAGCCCACGGCGCGCGCGGCGCGGGCGTCTGCCCAGAGACCCCGGCCCACCGGGGCTCCGGGCCGCACAGCAGGGGCTGCGGGGCCGCGCTCCGGGAGAAGCGGCGGCGGCGTCCCCCAGCAGGGGGAACGGACCTCTGCGGCCGTAGAGAAGCGCGGGCCGTACGTGGTGACGCGCGCGCCCTCCATTCAGGCCAAGCTGC AGAAGCACCGGGACCTGGCCAAGGCCGTTCTGCGGAGAAAAGGCATGCTGGGGGCCTCACCGAACCCCCCCGACTCTTCAGGGAAAAG GTCAGTGAAGTTTAACAAGGGCTATACCTCTCTTAGCCAGAGTCCAGATGAAAACCTGGTGTCCCTTGACTCTGACAG TGATGGGGAGCTGGAATCCAGATACTCCTCCGGGTATTCCTCTGCAGAG GTGAACCAGGAGGTGAGCCGGCAGCTGCTCCAGGATGGGTATCACCTGGATGAGATTCCAGATGATGAGGACTTGGACCTTATTCCCCCCAAGCCTATGACCTCCTCAACTTGCTCCTGCTGCTGGTGCTGCCTTGGGGACTCTTCCTCCTGCACCCTCCAGTAG
- the FAM219B gene encoding protein FAM219B isoform X1 gives MAAAEPTARAARASAQRPRPTGAPGRTAGAAGPRSGRSGGGVPQQGERTSAAVEKRGPYVVTRAPSIQAKLQKHRDLAKAVLRRKGMLGASPNPPDSSGKRSVKFNKGYTSLSQSPDENLVSLDSDSDGELESRYSSGYSSAEQVNQEVSRQLLQDGYHLDEIPDDEDLDLIPPKPMTSSTCSCCWCCLGDSSSCTLQ, from the exons ATGGCCGCCGCGGAGCCCACGGCGCGCGCGGCGCGGGCGTCTGCCCAGAGACCCCGGCCCACCGGGGCTCCGGGCCGCACAGCAGGGGCTGCGGGGCCGCGCTCCGGGAGAAGCGGCGGCGGCGTCCCCCAGCAGGGGGAACGGACCTCTGCGGCCGTAGAGAAGCGCGGGCCGTACGTGGTGACGCGCGCGCCCTCCATTCAGGCCAAGCTGC AGAAGCACCGGGACCTGGCCAAGGCCGTTCTGCGGAGAAAAGGCATGCTGGGGGCCTCACCGAACCCCCCCGACTCTTCAGGGAAAAG GTCAGTGAAGTTTAACAAGGGCTATACCTCTCTTAGCCAGAGTCCAGATGAAAACCTGGTGTCCCTTGACTCTGACAG TGATGGGGAGCTGGAATCCAGATACTCCTCCGGGTATTCCTCTGCAGAG CAGGTGAACCAGGAGGTGAGCCGGCAGCTGCTCCAGGATGGGTATCACCTGGATGAGATTCCAGATGATGAGGACTTGGACCTTATTCCCCCCAAGCCTATGACCTCCTCAACTTGCTCCTGCTGCTGGTGCTGCCTTGGGGACTCTTCCTCCTGCACCCTCCAGTAG